One genomic segment of Streptomyces sp. TLI_146 includes these proteins:
- a CDS encoding amidohydrolase family protein: MHDLIIRNGSVCDGSGIPARVADVAVDQGVITKVGRVTGRGRTEIDAHGHLVTPGFVDIHTHFDGQVSWDPQLTPSCWHGVTSVVMGNCGVGFAPARPDRHEWLIGLMEGVEDIPGASLSEGITWEWESFPEYLDAVERVPRVMDVAAQVPHGALRAYVMGERGADNEPPTEDDLRRMCALVREGLDAGAIGFSTSRTLTHLAITGAPVPGTFAAEDELFALGGVLGDAGTGVFQLVPLGAGGEKVDDPLGEIKWMRRLSAAVRRPITFGLFQNDNDPDGWRELLQIAEDAVAEGADLHPQVAGRPFSVIISLDSTHPFHKRPSYKKIAHLPAHERRVAMRDPALRERILAEQPENADPRSALFPQGYERHFPMESTSPDYEPAADQSFDALARRTGENPEALIYDFLTSEDTSGMIFRPLLGYAEYTLDPIREMLLHPQAVLGLSDAGAHCRLICDASTPTSMLTHWARDRARGERLPLEFVIKKQTSEPARLYGLRDRGLLRPGYRADINVIDLDRLTLRSPEFVHDLPAGGGRLIQKADGYAATVVAGEITFRDGEATGALPGKLVRGTRPGPVVL; encoded by the coding sequence ATGCATGACCTGATCATCCGAAACGGCTCCGTGTGCGATGGATCCGGCATACCGGCGCGCGTCGCGGACGTCGCCGTGGACCAAGGTGTGATCACCAAGGTCGGCCGGGTCACCGGCCGGGGCCGCACCGAGATCGACGCCCACGGCCACCTCGTCACCCCCGGTTTCGTCGACATCCACACCCACTTCGACGGACAGGTCAGCTGGGATCCCCAGCTCACCCCGAGCTGCTGGCACGGCGTCACCTCGGTGGTCATGGGCAACTGCGGGGTGGGTTTCGCCCCCGCCCGGCCCGACCGCCACGAGTGGCTCATCGGTCTGATGGAGGGCGTCGAGGACATCCCCGGCGCATCCCTCTCCGAGGGCATCACCTGGGAGTGGGAGAGCTTCCCCGAATACCTCGACGCCGTGGAGCGCGTGCCCCGGGTGATGGACGTGGCCGCGCAGGTCCCGCACGGCGCCCTGCGCGCGTACGTGATGGGCGAGCGGGGCGCCGACAACGAGCCGCCGACCGAGGACGATCTGCGCCGGATGTGCGCGCTGGTCCGCGAGGGACTGGACGCGGGCGCCATCGGCTTCTCCACCTCGCGCACCCTCACCCATCTCGCCATCACCGGCGCCCCGGTGCCCGGCACCTTCGCCGCCGAGGACGAGCTGTTCGCGCTCGGCGGGGTGCTGGGGGACGCCGGGACCGGGGTGTTCCAGCTGGTGCCGCTGGGCGCGGGCGGCGAGAAGGTGGACGACCCCCTCGGCGAGATCAAGTGGATGCGCCGCCTCTCGGCGGCGGTGCGCCGCCCCATCACCTTCGGCCTCTTCCAGAACGACAACGACCCCGACGGCTGGCGCGAACTGCTCCAGATCGCCGAGGACGCGGTGGCCGAGGGCGCCGATCTGCACCCGCAGGTGGCCGGGCGCCCGTTCAGCGTCATCATCAGCCTGGACTCCACCCACCCCTTCCACAAACGGCCCTCGTACAAGAAGATCGCCCATCTGCCCGCCCATGAACGGCGGGTGGCGATGCGCGATCCCGCGCTGCGCGAGCGGATCCTCGCCGAGCAGCCGGAGAACGCCGACCCGCGCTCGGCGCTGTTCCCGCAGGGCTACGAGCGGCACTTCCCGATGGAGTCGACCTCACCGGACTACGAGCCCGCCGCCGACCAGTCCTTCGACGCGCTGGCCCGGCGCACCGGCGAGAACCCGGAAGCCCTCATCTACGACTTCCTCACCTCCGAGGACACCAGCGGGATGATCTTCCGGCCGCTGCTCGGCTACGCCGAGTACACCCTCGACCCGATCCGCGAGATGCTGCTGCACCCCCAGGCGGTCCTCGGCCTCAGCGACGCGGGCGCGCACTGCCGGCTCATCTGCGACGCCAGTACGCCGACTTCGATGCTCACGCACTGGGCGCGCGACCGCGCCCGGGGCGAACGGCTCCCGCTGGAGTTCGTCATCAAGAAGCAGACCTCCGAGCCCGCCCGGCTGTACGGGCTGCGCGACCGGGGTCTGCTGCGCCCCGGCTACCGGGCCGACATCAACGTCATCGACCTCGACCGGCTGACCCTGCGCTCCCCCGAGTTCGTCCACGACCTGCCGGCGGGCGGCGGCCGGCTGATCCAGAAGGCGGACGGCTACGCGGCGACGGTGGTCGCCGGTGAGATCACCTTCCGCGACGGCGAAGCCACCGGCGCACTGCCCGGCAAGCTCGTCCGCGGCACCCGACCGGGCCCGGTCGTCCTGTGA
- a CDS encoding FkbM family methyltransferase, with translation MTPPDRTAWRTALDRRSRTTGIGGLAQRLRHPVRTTFPTTRTLRERRHRGEGAPSTAKTFWGREMSIALPEEVSISLHRYGFVDYDLTAFLLSHLRPGATVLDVGAHIGYYTAWASDLVGHAGRVIAFEPTPSTLSVLRANAARLPNASVVAAAAWSKKEELVFFDHGLGYSAYNSAFEARLPDAVRARIPSDPFTVQALSLDDYVRAEGIDVDFIKIDTESAEAHVLSGMRDLLSGRRPVISLEVGDLDVAGAPSSRELVDTLIAAEYEPWELHGGTPVPHRPQTHYAYQNLLFAPAGLWHSPDPRSPHHHA, from the coding sequence GTGACCCCACCCGACCGCACCGCCTGGCGCACCGCCCTCGACCGGCGCTCCCGTACGACGGGGATCGGCGGGCTCGCGCAGCGCCTGCGCCACCCCGTCCGGACCACGTTCCCGACCACCCGCACCCTGCGCGAGCGACGCCACCGCGGCGAGGGCGCGCCGTCGACCGCGAAGACCTTCTGGGGCCGGGAGATGTCCATCGCGCTCCCCGAGGAGGTGTCCATCTCCCTCCACCGGTACGGCTTCGTGGACTACGACCTCACCGCCTTCCTCCTCTCCCATCTGCGCCCCGGCGCGACCGTGCTCGACGTCGGCGCCCACATCGGCTACTACACGGCGTGGGCGAGCGACCTGGTCGGCCACGCCGGTCGGGTGATCGCGTTCGAGCCGACCCCCTCGACGCTCTCGGTGCTGCGGGCGAACGCCGCGCGGCTGCCCAACGCCTCGGTGGTGGCCGCGGCGGCCTGGTCCAAGAAGGAGGAACTCGTCTTCTTCGACCACGGCCTCGGCTACAGCGCCTACAACTCCGCCTTCGAGGCACGGCTGCCCGACGCGGTCCGGGCCCGGATCCCCTCCGACCCCTTCACCGTGCAGGCGCTGAGCCTCGACGACTACGTACGCGCCGAGGGCATCGACGTCGACTTCATCAAGATCGACACCGAGAGCGCGGAGGCACACGTCCTGAGCGGGATGCGCGACCTGCTCTCCGGCCGGCGGCCCGTCATCTCCCTGGAGGTGGGCGACCTCGACGTGGCCGGCGCGCCCTCCAGCCGGGAACTGGTCGACACCCTGATCGCCGCCGAGTACGAGCCATGGGAGCTGCACGGCGGAACCCCCGTGCCCCACCGGCCGCAGACGCACTACGCGTACCAGAACCTGCTCTTCGCACCGGCGGGCCTGTGGCACTCACCCGACCCGAGGAGTCCGCATCACCATGCATGA
- the gmd gene encoding GDP-mannose 4,6-dehydratase, translating to MKRALITGITGQDGSYLADLLLDKGYEVHGIVRRSSTFNTRRLDHIYRDPHDAGRRLILHYGDVSDASRLVTLLARIRPDEVYHLAAQSHVRVSFDEPENTGNITGIGTTRLLEAILMSARDIRYYQASSSEMFGATPPPQNEHTAFHPRSPYGAAKVYSYWMTRNYREAYGLFAVNGILFNHESPRRGETFVTRKIARAAARIRNGLEKHLYLGNIDAVRDWGYAPEYVEGMWRMLQRDEPDDYVLATGVGSTVREFAEHCFSHVGLDWQSHVRYDEAYLRPTEVDSLIGDASKARTALGWSARTSVQRLAQIMVDAELARLGASGHEPSDTLPFADSRAHHEQTRSRL from the coding sequence GTGAAGCGCGCGCTGATCACCGGAATCACCGGCCAGGACGGCTCCTATCTCGCCGACCTCCTGCTGGACAAGGGCTACGAGGTCCACGGCATAGTCCGCCGCAGCTCGACCTTCAACACCCGTCGGCTCGACCACATCTACCGCGATCCGCACGACGCCGGACGGCGTCTGATCCTGCACTACGGCGACGTCAGCGACGCGAGCCGGCTGGTGACCCTGCTGGCCCGCATCCGGCCGGACGAGGTCTACCACCTGGCCGCGCAGTCCCATGTGCGGGTGAGCTTCGACGAGCCGGAGAACACCGGCAACATCACCGGGATCGGCACCACCCGGCTCCTCGAGGCCATCCTCATGTCCGCGCGGGACATCCGCTACTACCAGGCCTCCTCCTCCGAGATGTTCGGAGCGACCCCGCCGCCGCAGAACGAGCACACCGCCTTCCACCCGCGCAGCCCGTACGGCGCGGCCAAGGTGTACAGCTACTGGATGACGCGCAACTACCGTGAGGCGTACGGCCTGTTCGCGGTCAACGGCATCCTCTTCAACCACGAGTCGCCCCGGCGCGGCGAGACCTTCGTGACCCGCAAGATCGCCCGAGCGGCGGCGCGGATCAGGAACGGGCTGGAGAAACACCTCTACCTCGGCAACATCGACGCCGTCCGCGACTGGGGATACGCGCCGGAGTACGTCGAGGGCATGTGGCGCATGCTGCAGCGCGACGAGCCGGACGACTATGTGCTGGCCACCGGGGTCGGCTCCACCGTGCGGGAGTTCGCCGAGCACTGCTTCTCCCACGTCGGCCTCGACTGGCAGAGCCATGTGCGCTACGACGAGGCGTATCTGCGCCCCACCGAGGTCGACTCGCTGATCGGGGACGCCTCCAAGGCCCGTACCGCACTGGGCTGGAGCGCGCGCACCTCGGTGCAGCGGCTGGCCCAGATCATGGTGGACGCCGAGCTCGCCCGGCTCGGGGCGAGCGGCCACGAGCCGTCGGACACCCTTCCCTTCGCGGATTCCCGGGCCCACCACGAGCAGACTCGGAGCCGTCTGTGA
- a CDS encoding winged helix-turn-helix transcriptional regulator yields the protein MACTGTRAPGPTTPEGDHRRHHGRNDTFTIVTIAWGIMSTVPDLANEDRADHFLPLQRYISEHCVFLPIESLLPADSPRLNGESTEHVRLIAELDDEPQPIVVHQQSMRVIDGMHRLRARAERGDTTIRARYFTGSENEAFLFAVQSNTKHGLPLTREDRRAAAERIIKAFPTMSDRALSKFTGLAQQTVARIRQQTPPTRPGTSRIGVDGRARPVNPKENRRIAEEYLQENPHASLREIARAANISPSTAQDVRRRATLRRTSPDPQARQPPALSAVQSADSGPEQLRHLELLARDPSVRHTDTGRMLVQWLRLTAAVSKNHSAIVNSVPEHCSAIAARAMRVCMANLEEFATELEQR from the coding sequence ATGGCATGCACCGGTACGAGGGCACCCGGTCCCACCACGCCGGAAGGCGACCACCGGCGCCACCATGGCCGAAATGACACCTTCACCATCGTCACCATCGCATGGGGGATCATGTCGACAGTTCCTGACTTAGCGAACGAGGACCGCGCCGACCACTTCCTTCCGCTCCAGCGGTACATCAGCGAGCACTGCGTCTTTCTGCCCATCGAATCGCTGCTGCCCGCCGATTCCCCTCGTCTCAACGGCGAGAGCACGGAGCACGTCCGGCTGATCGCGGAGCTGGACGACGAGCCGCAACCGATCGTCGTGCACCAGCAGTCCATGCGGGTGATCGACGGAATGCACCGGCTGCGGGCCCGGGCCGAGCGCGGCGACACCACCATCCGGGCCCGCTATTTCACCGGAAGCGAGAACGAAGCGTTTCTGTTCGCCGTCCAGTCGAATACGAAACACGGCCTTCCCCTCACCCGGGAGGACCGAAGAGCCGCCGCGGAGAGGATCATCAAGGCCTTTCCGACGATGTCCGACCGAGCGCTGTCGAAGTTCACCGGTCTCGCCCAGCAGACCGTCGCCAGAATTCGACAGCAGACTCCCCCCACCAGGCCCGGCACGTCGCGCATCGGCGTGGACGGGCGCGCCCGACCCGTAAACCCCAAGGAGAACCGAAGGATTGCCGAAGAGTACCTTCAGGAAAACCCCCACGCCTCTTTGCGGGAGATCGCGCGAGCGGCGAACATCTCCCCTTCGACCGCCCAGGACGTACGACGGCGCGCGACGCTGAGGCGGACTTCCCCCGACCCCCAGGCGCGGCAGCCGCCGGCCCTCTCCGCGGTGCAGTCGGCGGACTCCGGCCCGGAGCAGCTGCGCCACCTGGAACTGCTGGCCCGCGACCCGTCCGTGCGGCACACCGACACGGGCCGCATGCTGGTGCAGTGGCTGCGGCTGACCGCGGCCGTCAGCAAGAACCACAGTGCCATAGTGAACAGCGTCCCCGAGCACTGCTCCGCGATCGCGGCGCGCGCCATGCGCGTATGCATGGCCAATCTGGAAGAGTTCGCGACGGAACTCGAGCAGCGGTAG
- a CDS encoding 4-hydroxybenzoate 3-monooxygenase, with product MPQALTRTAVGIVGAGPAGLMLSHLLARAGIDSVVVDHRTRAEIEGTSRAGILEADNVRLLTDSGVSDRVRRDGHPHEGIALRFGGESHRVDFKALVGESVWLYPQTDVFTDLADARARDGGDVRFGVSATQVVDLVTELPGILFTDADGVAREIRCDLLVGADGSRGVCRSAVPEAARTHFFREYPYAWFGVLVEAPPSAPELVYTHSERGFALISQRTETVQRMYFQCDPDEDPAAWPDERIWAELQARVSGADGFTLKEGPVTDRSVLRFRSFVCEPMRYGNMLLAGDAAHTVPPTGAKGLNLALADVRLLAEALETALVKGDRTALDDYGPRALRRVWRAQHFSYWMTAMLHRAPGTTDFDVRRQLGELAAVVDSTAGSTYLAEAYTGWSESRADRGRGAPQ from the coding sequence ATGCCCCAAGCCCTCACCCGGACCGCGGTCGGCATAGTCGGCGCGGGCCCGGCCGGGCTGATGCTCTCGCATCTGCTCGCCCGCGCGGGGATCGACTCGGTGGTGGTCGACCACCGCACCCGCGCCGAGATCGAGGGCACCAGCCGCGCGGGCATCCTGGAGGCGGACAACGTCCGCCTGCTGACCGACTCCGGGGTCTCCGACCGGGTGCGCCGCGACGGGCACCCGCACGAGGGCATCGCGCTGCGCTTCGGCGGCGAGAGCCACCGCGTGGACTTCAAGGCGCTGGTCGGGGAGAGCGTGTGGCTCTACCCGCAGACCGATGTGTTCACCGACCTCGCCGACGCCCGCGCACGCGACGGCGGAGACGTGCGCTTCGGCGTCTCGGCCACCCAAGTGGTCGACCTGGTAACCGAGTTGCCGGGCATCCTCTTCACCGACGCCGACGGTGTGGCGCGGGAGATACGCTGCGACCTCCTGGTCGGCGCCGACGGGTCGCGCGGGGTGTGCCGCTCCGCCGTGCCGGAAGCGGCGCGCACCCACTTCTTCCGGGAGTATCCGTACGCCTGGTTCGGTGTCCTCGTCGAGGCGCCGCCCAGCGCCCCCGAGCTCGTCTACACCCACTCCGAGCGCGGCTTCGCCCTCATCAGCCAGCGTACGGAGACCGTCCAGCGCATGTACTTCCAGTGCGACCCCGACGAGGACCCGGCGGCCTGGCCGGACGAGCGGATCTGGGCGGAACTGCAGGCACGGGTGAGCGGCGCGGACGGTTTCACCCTCAAGGAGGGCCCGGTCACCGACCGCTCGGTGCTGCGCTTCCGCAGCTTCGTGTGCGAGCCCATGCGCTACGGCAACATGCTGCTGGCCGGCGACGCCGCCCACACCGTCCCGCCCACCGGCGCCAAGGGCCTCAACCTGGCCCTGGCCGATGTGCGGCTGCTGGCCGAGGCCCTGGAGACCGCCCTGGTCAAGGGCGACCGCACCGCCCTCGACGACTACGGCCCCCGTGCGCTGCGCCGCGTCTGGCGCGCCCAGCACTTCTCGTACTGGATGACGGCCATGCTCCACCGCGCCCCCGGCACCACCGACTTCGACGTCCGCCGCCAGCTCGGGGAACTGGCGGCGGTGGTGGACTCCACGGCGGGCTCGACGTATCTCGCGGAGGCGTACACGGGGTGGAGCGAAAGCCGGGCCGACCGCGGGCGCGGCGCGCCGCAATGA
- a CDS encoding RimK family alpha-L-glutamate ligase, translating to MSDREIVLMTDHSSTEGSRAALAAAVELLTGRPPVLVDARHFLTGGAGRTHVTDSAVRLEVPAEGIAVTPSAVLIYEVQPPERRRFEPFQRLLRRHGTVSLGTDADAWRAATDKNLTTARFALHGIPHMETVTLTRPSVDAAATAFDRLGRDVWARPALGTCGNDVVHITTFEQLFQALARYADSGQDWLISRDAGNFNAAGQRHQFRVSVLDGRAVQACEHVQARPDVPCNEAQGAACTPMPVDELPVDLCELAVAATKSVGLRFGGVDLAAENGGAVFEVNVHPMLGAAHPAESVAVPYVEAHLAML from the coding sequence ATGAGTGACCGCGAGATCGTACTGATGACGGATCACAGCTCGACGGAGGGCAGTCGCGCCGCTCTGGCCGCCGCGGTCGAGCTGCTCACGGGACGGCCGCCGGTGCTGGTCGACGCGCGGCACTTCCTGACCGGCGGCGCGGGCCGGACGCACGTCACGGACTCCGCGGTCCGCCTGGAGGTCCCCGCCGAGGGCATCGCGGTCACCCCGTCGGCCGTGCTGATCTATGAGGTCCAGCCGCCCGAGCGCCGCCGCTTCGAGCCGTTCCAGCGGCTGCTGCGACGGCATGGGACGGTCTCGCTGGGGACGGACGCCGATGCCTGGCGGGCGGCCACCGACAAGAACCTGACGACGGCGCGGTTCGCGCTCCACGGCATCCCGCACATGGAGACCGTCACCCTGACACGGCCGAGCGTGGACGCGGCCGCCACCGCGTTCGACCGGCTCGGCCGCGACGTCTGGGCCCGGCCCGCGCTCGGGACCTGCGGCAACGACGTCGTGCACATCACCACGTTCGAGCAGCTCTTCCAGGCGCTCGCCCGCTACGCCGACTCCGGGCAGGACTGGCTGATCTCGCGGGACGCCGGGAACTTCAACGCCGCCGGGCAGCGCCACCAGTTCCGCGTGTCGGTGCTCGACGGGCGCGCCGTGCAGGCGTGCGAACACGTCCAGGCGCGCCCCGACGTGCCCTGCAACGAGGCCCAGGGCGCGGCCTGCACCCCTATGCCGGTGGACGAACTGCCCGTGGACCTTTGCGAGCTGGCCGTCGCCGCCACGAAGTCCGTGGGGCTGCGCTTCGGCGGCGTCGACCTCGCCGCCGAGAACGGCGGTGCGGTCTTCGAGGTCAACGTCCACCCGATGCTCGGCGCAGCCCACCCGGCGGAGTCGGTGGCGGTCCCGTACGTGGAGGCGCACCTGGCCATGCTGTGA
- a CDS encoding amidohydrolase family protein: MVDLGGRTLLPGFVDAHSHVSLIGFQAGAANLLPPPDGPVDDIAALRRELEAWTASESGGRWEWIVGFGYDDAQSAGREHPTRDDLDEVSRDRPVLVIHQSSHLGAVNSKALELLGFDADSPDPQGGVIRRRPGSTEPNGVLEEAAFFHAWGLSAKDFDDEERIRLVLLGQRAMAAYGFTTAQDGRVMSLKDLEVLESAAAQGLLDIDVVAYPDVSLAEHLKDAEVSVPPGDTARRGQGRSRASGCSGPSRRAGRSTYDSPEPPYKQDQLVIVTQGRPTLESPRKPSAQSRVPGGKWRWGYAWSR, translated from the coding sequence ATGGTGGACCTCGGCGGGCGGACCCTGCTGCCCGGCTTCGTCGACGCGCACAGCCATGTGTCACTGATCGGCTTCCAGGCGGGCGCGGCCAACCTGCTGCCTCCGCCCGACGGCCCGGTCGACGACATCGCCGCGCTGCGACGGGAGCTGGAGGCGTGGACGGCGAGCGAGAGCGGCGGCCGGTGGGAGTGGATTGTCGGCTTCGGCTACGACGACGCCCAATCGGCGGGCCGGGAGCACCCCACCCGCGACGACCTGGACGAGGTGTCCCGGGACCGGCCCGTACTGGTCATCCACCAGTCCAGCCATCTGGGCGCCGTCAACAGCAAGGCCCTCGAACTCCTCGGGTTCGACGCGGACTCGCCGGACCCGCAGGGTGGAGTCATCCGCAGGCGGCCCGGCAGTACCGAGCCCAACGGCGTCCTGGAGGAGGCCGCCTTCTTCCACGCCTGGGGGCTGTCGGCGAAGGACTTCGACGACGAGGAGCGGATCCGGCTGGTCCTGCTCGGCCAGCGGGCGATGGCCGCCTACGGCTTCACCACCGCGCAGGACGGGCGGGTGATGTCCCTCAAGGACCTGGAGGTGCTCGAATCGGCGGCGGCGCAGGGGCTGCTGGACATCGACGTGGTCGCCTACCCCGACGTCTCGCTGGCCGAGCACCTGAAGGACGCGGAGGTGTCCGTGCCACCGGGTGACACCGCTCGACGCGGTCAGGGCCGATCAAGGGCATCCGGGTGCTCCGGACCATCAAGGAGGGCAGGGCGGTCTACGTACGACAGCCCTGAACCGCCGTACAAGCAAGATCAGTTGGTGATCGTGACGCAGGGGAGGCCCACACTGGAGTCGCCGCGGAAGCCCTCCGCGCAGAGCCGGGTGCCCGGCGGGAAGTGGCGCTGGGGGTACGCCTGGTCCCGGTAG
- a CDS encoding DUF6381 family protein → MSIADESGGRSRQMRQKAEQLEQAAERASDPAERDRLKEKARRLQEESKKTDQTGSGGIDPM, encoded by the coding sequence ATGAGCATTGCAGACGAGTCCGGCGGCCGTTCCCGGCAGATGCGCCAGAAGGCGGAGCAGCTGGAGCAGGCCGCGGAGCGCGCCAGTGACCCGGCGGAGCGTGACCGGCTGAAGGAGAAGGCGCGTCGGCTGCAGGAGGAGAGCAAGAAGACGGACCAGACGGGCAGCGGCGGCATCGACCCGATGTGA
- a CDS encoding HAMP domain-containing sensor histidine kinase produces MGLRLKIGLTITVTATLAAVVTASQVPVLLTNRECDVQRERLLYAARLTEQQGRPTLGLEVDPPGLPGPLRAKILGGHPATYVQSTDHGNVIWAAEVSRDGTVLAIRTPSNGLSDEVERVMWQSGAVGTGVATVIGLGLATRFARRLRRSARSAEQIADGDLTARLPETGRDEITTLTHAVNAMADALAARLRAEREVTANIAHELRTPVAGLIAAAALLPDGRAENMVKERAGRLRDLMEDVLEVARLDSGTEAAESRWVELSALARRVVRAAAEGPAATDGTAPDVRVEVVTDATVETDPRRVERVLTNLVTNALRHGAEPVLVEVDGPTVRVRDHGTGFPEHLIAQGPQRFRTGAEGTGLGLGLTIATGQAAVLGACLTFDNPAGGGARATLALPGTLALLGTAEADR; encoded by the coding sequence ATGGGACTGCGACTCAAGATAGGCCTCACGATCACCGTGACCGCCACCCTCGCGGCGGTGGTCACCGCGAGCCAGGTACCGGTCCTGCTCACCAACCGCGAGTGCGACGTCCAGCGCGAACGCCTGCTGTACGCCGCCCGGCTCACCGAACAGCAGGGCAGGCCCACCCTGGGCCTGGAGGTCGACCCGCCCGGCCTGCCCGGCCCGCTGCGCGCGAAGATCCTCGGCGGCCACCCGGCCACCTATGTGCAGAGCACCGACCACGGAAACGTGATCTGGGCCGCCGAGGTGTCGCGCGACGGCACCGTCCTCGCCATCCGCACCCCCTCCAACGGCCTCAGCGACGAGGTCGAGCGCGTCATGTGGCAGTCCGGCGCCGTCGGCACCGGTGTCGCCACCGTGATCGGGCTCGGCCTCGCCACCCGGTTCGCGAGACGGCTGCGCCGGTCCGCGCGCAGCGCCGAGCAGATCGCGGACGGCGACCTGACCGCGCGGCTGCCGGAGACCGGCCGGGACGAGATCACCACCCTCACCCACGCCGTCAACGCGATGGCCGACGCGCTCGCCGCCCGCCTCCGGGCCGAACGCGAAGTGACCGCGAACATCGCCCACGAGCTGCGCACCCCGGTCGCCGGGCTGATCGCGGCCGCCGCACTGCTGCCGGACGGCCGCGCCGAGAACATGGTGAAGGAACGGGCGGGCCGGCTGCGGGACTTGATGGAGGACGTCCTCGAAGTGGCCCGGCTCGACAGCGGCACGGAGGCGGCCGAGTCGCGGTGGGTGGAGCTGAGCGCCCTGGCCCGGCGGGTGGTGCGAGCGGCGGCCGAGGGACCCGCCGCCACCGACGGGACCGCCCCGGACGTGCGCGTCGAGGTCGTCACCGACGCCACCGTGGAGACCGATCCGCGCCGGGTGGAGCGGGTGCTGACCAACCTGGTCACCAACGCCCTGCGCCACGGCGCCGAGCCCGTCCTGGTCGAGGTCGACGGCCCGACCGTACGGGTTCGGGACCACGGCACGGGTTTCCCCGAGCACCTCATCGCCCAGGGCCCGCAGCGCTTCCGTACCGGCGCGGAGGGGACGGGTCTGGGCCTGGGGCTCACCATCGCGACGGGCCAGGCCGCGGTGCTGGGCGCGTGCCTCACCTTCGACAACCCCGCCGGCGGCGGCGCGCGGGCCACGCTCGCCCTTCCCGGCACACTCGCCCTTCTGGGCACAGCGGAAGCCGACCGGTGA
- a CDS encoding polyphosphate polymerase domain-containing protein: MSTDTFTADTCAPTSAAVRAIEEAAHRARPISLAELNERSALLARFDRSYLVPTTTFLRVIGQLTRPSQHGEPFRALTIDDRRAFRYHSVYYDTPELRSFHDHRQGRRLRFKIRERLYADSGERQFEIKLKGGRGDTVKHRSPLTGTDTPLDDGPRAFLADTLHRAYEIAPPPVLRPSLSTDYLRSTFVADGRRITCDAGLVCVDLRTGRTARCDSGLVLVETKSAEHLTEADRLLHAHRVRPAVFTKYCGALAVLRPALPANRWRRAAHRAFTTDGAAPP, from the coding sequence ATGAGCACTGACACGTTCACCGCCGACACCTGCGCGCCCACGTCGGCGGCCGTGCGGGCCATCGAGGAGGCGGCCCACCGGGCCCGTCCCATCTCCCTCGCCGAGCTGAACGAGCGGTCCGCGCTGCTCGCCCGCTTCGACCGCAGCTATCTGGTGCCCACGACGACGTTCCTGCGTGTGATCGGGCAGCTCACCCGGCCGTCCCAGCACGGCGAGCCGTTCCGGGCCCTGACCATCGACGACCGCCGCGCCTTCCGCTACCACTCCGTCTACTACGACACCCCCGAGCTCCGGTCCTTCCACGACCACCGCCAGGGCCGCCGCCTCCGTTTCAAGATCCGCGAACGGCTCTACGCGGACAGCGGCGAGCGGCAGTTCGAGATCAAGCTCAAGGGCGGCCGGGGCGACACCGTCAAACACCGCAGCCCCCTGACGGGCACGGACACCCCGCTGGACGACGGTCCTCGGGCGTTCCTCGCGGACACCCTCCACCGCGCCTACGAGATCGCGCCTCCGCCGGTCCTGCGCCCCTCGCTCAGCACCGACTACCTCCGCTCGACGTTCGTGGCCGACGGCCGCCGTATCACCTGCGACGCCGGGCTGGTCTGCGTCGATCTGCGCACCGGGCGGACCGCGCGCTGCGACAGCGGCCTGGTGCTCGTCGAGACCAAGTCGGCCGAACACCTCACCGAGGCCGACCGCCTGCTGCACGCCCACCGCGTACGGCCCGCCGTCTTCACCAAGTACTGCGGCGCCCTCGCCGTGCTGCGCCCCGCCCTGCCCGCCAACCGCTGGCGCCGCGCCGCACACCGGGCGTTCACCACCGACGGGGCGGCCCCTCCATGA